A section of the Bombus terrestris chromosome 2, iyBomTerr1.2, whole genome shotgun sequence genome encodes:
- the LOC100648237 gene encoding probable H/ACA ribonucleoprotein complex subunit 1: MNSTEKLKILLFCGLVLSAVAEEAKKTAESSAQPKEEKTKRGLELSLGDHGFGGGYGGGGGGGGGFGLGGGFGGGFGSSEHVSAEHVPAVTVTKTVHVPEPYPVEVTKHVPVPVSVPVKVPIDKPYPVHVPQPYPVTVEKPVPYPVEKPIPYPVKVPVKVPIKVPLPVKVPVKVPVTVPKPVPYPVKVPVVVKEAVPIVVKEHGGGFGGGFGGGLGGGYGGGHGGGFGGGLSLGGGHDLGGGYGGYEHL, translated from the exons ATGAACAGCACAGAGAAGCTGAAA ATCTTACTTTTCTGCGGCCTGGTACTGTCGGCCGTGGCCGAGGAGGCGAAAAAGACCGCGGAGTCCAGCGCCCAGCCAAAAGAGGAGAAGACGAAACGCGGCTTGGAGCTTAGCTTGGGTGATCATGGCTTCGGAGGAGGTTACGGAGGTGGAGGCGGAGGCGGAGGCGGATTTGGCCTTGGAGGCGGTTTCGGAGGCGGCTTTGGTAGCAGCGAACATGTATCCGCGGAACACGTCCCGGCAGTCACGGTCACAAAGACCGTCCACGTGCCAGAACCTTACCCAGTAGAGGTCACAAAACATGTCCCCGTACCCGTCAGTGTACCAGTCAAAGTACCAATCGACAAGCCATATCCTGTCCACGTGCCTCAGCCGTACCCTGTTACAGTCGAAAAGCCCGTGCCTTACCCGGTCGAGAAACCAATACCTTACCCTGTGAAGGTGCCCGTCAAGGTGCCAATAAAGGTGCCTCTGCCGGTCAAGGTACCTGTCAAGGTACCGGTCACTGTACCAAAACCAGTGCCCTACCCTGTTAAGGTGCCCGTGGTCGTGAAGGAGGCTGTACCTATTGTCGTGAAGGAACACGGAGGTGGATTCGGAGGTGGTTTCGGAGGTGGACTCGGTGGAGGATACGGAGGTGGACACGGAGGTGGATTCGGTGGTGGACTGTCTTTAGGAGGTGGTCACGATCTTGGCGGAGGTTATGGAGGTTACGAGCATTTGTGA
- the LOC100643879 gene encoding keratin, type II cytoskeletal 1-like — MSTPQKLIILALVATALAGDAKESSTKPAIETKEKSKRGLELSLGGGGGLGSYGGLGGHGGLSLGGGLGGHGGLSLGGGLGGGLGGGLGGGLGGGGGGGGGGGGDGGRITGITIHRENQVRVPQPYPVERNVAVPYPVPVKIPVDNPIPVHVPKPYPVPVEKAVPVPVEKPVPVPYSVPVKVPVKVPFPVSVPVKVPVAIEKEVPYPVKVPVVVKESYPVLVSGGGGGGGGGFGGGFGGGYGGGHGGGFGGGGFGGHELSLGLHH; from the exons ATGAGCACTCCACAG AAGCTTATAATACTCGCCTTGGTGGCGACAGCCCTGGCCGGGGATGCCAAGGAGTCGAGCACGAAACCCGCCATTGAGACGAAAGAAAAGAGCAAACGAGGACTGGAACTGAGTCTTGGAGGCGGCGGTGGCCTAGGAAGTTACGGAGGCCTGGGAGGTCATGGAGGATTGAGTCTCGGCGGAGGTCTGGGAGGCCACGGAGGTTTGAGTCTCGGTGGAGGCCTTGGCGGAGGTCTCGGCGGAGGTCTAGGTGGAGGATTGGGAGGaggcggaggaggaggaggaggaggtggcgGTGACGGAGGTCGTATAACTGGTATCACGATTCACCGAGAGAATCAAGTTCGTGTACCACAACCGTACCCAGTCGAAAGGAACGTAGCTGTACCATACCCGGTCCCAGTTAAGATTCCCGTGGACAACCCAATCCCTGTGCACGTACCGAAACCTTACCCAGTTCCAGTAGAGAAAGCAGTACCGGTGCCAGTGGAGAAACCGGTCCCAGTGCCGTATTCCGTGCCCGTCAAAGTGCCCGTCAAGGTGCCTTTCCCGGTTAGCGTGCCGGTAAAGGTTCCGGTCGCGATCGAAAAGGAGGTTCCTTACCCAGTCAAGGTTCCTGTCGTCGTTAAGGAGTCCTACCCTGTTTTGGTtagcggtggcggtggcggtggcggcggcggtttTGGAGGTGGATTCGGAGGTGGATACGGAGGTGGACACGGAGGTGGATTCGGAGGAGGTGGATTTGGAGGTCACGAACTGTCCCTCGGCTTACATCATTAG